One window from the genome of Vicia villosa cultivar HV-30 ecotype Madison, WI unplaced genomic scaffold, Vvil1.0 ctg.000622F_1_1, whole genome shotgun sequence encodes:
- the LOC131629924 gene encoding O-fucosyltransferase 27-like, with translation MKGETKMKSKMKWVGLIGIVLSAFSIFIHFLLARFTQLGVSDYQSSVTIFSWRPIFDQPDFSTNGGSYRRLWGQVKLFESLYPDSVPRGDYPEHGSQTNGFIFVRIQGGFHEIRNSICDVVVIARLLNATLAMPEIQSTTSSKGISSQFKSFAYLYNEDQFIVSLAKDVKIVRTLPKYLKGARRKKEIPVFKVPYSASPFYYLHHVLPILKKHSVVELVVSNGGCLQAILPPDFEEYQRLRCRVSFQALQFRQEVQELSAKILQRLRAPSRPFIAFDPGMTRESLAYHGCAELFQDVHNELIQHKRSWMIKRGIVKGKLLVNSAEARLNGSCPLMPEEIGILLRAYGYTKDAIIYVSGGEVFGGQRTLIPLHAMFENVVDRTSLSTPWEMIRIYGQEVNLVNPPPSPPPFEEVKKRAAWKNAGPRPRPLPPPPAKPKSYNIEGWWGWVAESDNEPDSTVMELRTNAHKLLWEAIDYVVCVEADVFIPGFDRDGKGHSNFASLVMGHRLYQSAASKTFRPDRKEAAKFVDEIRDHMYQANRTWLRSVRRHLRKTLLDGIIEASSKSKPLSFLSHPIPECSCLRHDSSEVSKNSSSPLSSQVWKTLGVSHKCPAWMDTTSPVSQSKDKENEDDGDDDDSVSGLFFKQSGGNNEGEGGEVNTKDENQFEDQEELEGGER, from the exons ATGAAAGgggaaacaaaaatgaagtcaaaaaTGAAATGGGTTGGCTTAATTGGAATTGTTCTTTCAGCTTTTTCAATCTTCATTCACTTTCTTCTAGCTAGATTCACTCAACTTGGTGTTTCTGATTATCAATCTTCTGTTACTATCTTCTCCTGGAGACCCATCTTTGATCAACCAGATTTTTCCACCAAT GGAGGTTCATATAGAAGATTATGGGGGCAAGTAAAGCTTTTTGAATCTTTGTATCCAGATTCAGTTCCAAGAGGGGATTATCCTG AACATGGTTCGCAAACAAACGGGTTTATTTTTGTTCGGATACAAGGTGGTTTTCACGAGATCAGGAATTCG ATATGTGATGTGGTTGTGATTGCTCGACTTCTTAATGCTACATTAGCGATGCCTGAAATCCAATCAACAACCAGCAGCAAGGGAATAAG CTCTCAGTTCAAGAGTTTTGCGTACCTATACAACGAGGACCAATTTATAGTCTCATTAGCGAAAGACGTCAAAATCGTGAGAACTCTTCCAAAATATCTAAAAGGTGCAAGGAGAAAAAAGGAGATTCCGGTGTTTAAAGTGCCGTATTCGGCATCACCTTTTTATTACTTGCATCACGTTCTCCCGATATTAAAGAAGCATTCAGTGGTTGAACTAGTTGTTTCCAACGGTGGATGCTTGCAG GCCATTCTTCCTCCCGATTTCGAAGAATATCAAAGGCTGAGGTGCCGAGTTTCTTTTCAAGCTCTTCAGTTCCGACAGGAAGTCCAAGAACTGTCCGCTAAGATTTTGCAGAG GTTACGAGCTCCCAGTCGTCCGTTCATTGCCTTTGATCCTGGCATGACGAGAGAGTCTTTAGCTTATCATGGTTGTGCCGAACTATTCCAG GATGTACATAATGAACTCATTCAACACAAGAGATCTTGGATGATAAAACGCGGGATTGTCAAAGGGAAGCTTTTAGTCAACTCGGCCGAAGCAAGATTGAACGGATCGTGTCCTTTAATGCCGGAAGAG ATTGGTATTCTTCTACGTGCCTATGGATACACGAAGGATGCGATTATATATGTATCGGGAGGAGAAGTCTTTGGTGGTCAAAGAACATTGATTCCTCTTCACGCGATGTTTGAAAACGTTGTTGATAGAACATCTCTTAGTACACCTTGGGAGATGATTCGAATCTACGGACAAGAGGTTAACCTCGTTAATCCTCCTCCAAGCCCACCGCCTTTCGAAGAAGTTAAAAAGCGTGCAGCTTGGAAGAACGCAGGCCCTCGTCCTCGTCCACTTCCTCCCCCTCCAGCAAAGCCGAAATCGTATAACATAGAGGGTTGGTGGGGTTGGGTAGCCGAGAGTGATAACGAACCAGATAGTACCGTTATGGAACTGAGAACCAATGCTCATAAGTTACTATGGGAAGCTATTGATTATGTGGTTTGTGTTGAAGCCGATGTGTTCATCCCTGGATTTGATCGTGATGGGAAGGGGCATTCGAATTTCGCTAGCTTGGTGATGGGGCATAGGCTATATCAGTCGGCTGCGTCAAAGACTTTTCGACCCGACag AAAAGAAGCTGCCAAATTTGTAGACGAGATTCGCGACCACATGTATCAAGCGAATCGTACATGGCTAAGATCGGTTCGAAGGCATTTGAGAAAAACATTACTTGACGGAATAATCGAAGCATCGAGTAAATCAAAACCGTTGTCCTTTCTCTCTCATCCAATCCCCGAATGTTCTTGTTTGCGGCATGACTCCTCTGAAGTATCGAAGAATTCTTCTAGTCCTTTATCTTCGCAAGTATGGAAAACTCTTGGTGTTTCTCACAAGTGTCCTGCATGGATGGACACGACTAGTCCGGTTTCTCAATCAAAAGATAAGGAAAACGAAGATGACGGCGATGACGATGATTCTGTATCTGGTTTATTCTTTAAACAAAGTGGTGGAAATAATGAAGGCGAAGGAGGTGAAGTTAATACTAAAGACGAAAATCAATTCGAGGATCAAGAAGAGCTTGAGGGTGGCGAAAGGTGA